From Sulfuracidifex tepidarius, one genomic window encodes:
- a CDS encoding dihydrolipoyl dehydrogenase family protein, with amino-acid sequence MYEVLVIGGGSAGYVAGSVLARKGIKTAVVEKEKFGGTCVNSGCVPSIFLFDSSFMLSRWKEIGDYKGINVDVEMSDCTFSKRDDIVSYLSSAGRSLVENAGAQVYLGEAKIREKGKAEVNGETIEFKRLIVASGSSPISYPGVITEDEAVNLRYVPRDMIVVGGGYAGVEIAQIFARLGSSVTLVTRHRILSGFSEKARDYVIQSLEFDGVQVKEFHEVIKMEGNEVVTNKGTMKGEVVVSAMGRRPVLPEGLTKNYNVKVNEKGIAVRRNMMTDDCDVFAVGDVIDKPNKTAHSAMYEAIVASQTISGTPMEVSYECIPKVIYSDPQVGIVGVPEKATKIAEFPFNAVTRATISGLRDGMVRIGFNERNEIVYGEVIGKNAEELINILTLAVKYRVNMFDLATTVFVHPSLSEAISNASKSVFDLDVDRFK; translated from the coding sequence ATGTATGAAGTCCTAGTGATCGGCGGCGGGTCTGCTGGATACGTGGCTGGAAGCGTACTAGCTAGAAAGGGTATAAAGACAGCCGTGGTGGAGAAGGAGAAGTTCGGGGGTACATGCGTAAACTCGGGTTGCGTCCCAAGTATTTTTCTTTTTGATTCTTCTTTTATGCTTTCTAGATGGAAAGAAATAGGAGATTATAAGGGAATTAACGTAGACGTTGAGATGAGCGACTGTACGTTCTCTAAGAGGGACGACATAGTTTCCTACTTATCATCTGCAGGAAGGTCATTGGTGGAAAACGCCGGGGCTCAAGTTTACCTCGGCGAGGCGAAAATCAGGGAGAAGGGGAAGGCGGAGGTCAACGGAGAGACAATTGAGTTCAAGAGACTGATCGTGGCGAGCGGCTCCTCTCCTATTTCTTACCCCGGCGTAATCACTGAGGACGAGGCTGTGAACCTGAGATATGTGCCCAGAGACATGATAGTCGTTGGAGGAGGGTATGCGGGAGTAGAGATAGCGCAGATCTTCGCCAGACTGGGTTCCTCGGTGACCCTAGTTACCAGACACAGGATCCTGAGCGGGTTCTCTGAGAAAGCACGGGATTACGTGATCCAGTCGCTGGAGTTCGACGGTGTTCAAGTCAAGGAATTTCACGAGGTGATAAAGATGGAAGGCAACGAGGTCGTGACCAACAAGGGAACTATGAAAGGGGAAGTTGTGGTCTCAGCGATGGGGAGGAGACCCGTATTACCTGAAGGTTTAACGAAGAACTACAACGTGAAGGTTAACGAGAAGGGAATAGCCGTCAGGAGGAACATGATGACTGACGACTGCGACGTCTTCGCTGTCGGGGACGTTATAGACAAGCCTAACAAGACCGCTCACTCAGCCATGTACGAGGCAATAGTAGCTTCACAAACGATCTCCGGAACTCCGATGGAGGTGAGCTACGAGTGCATACCTAAAGTGATATACTCAGACCCTCAGGTCGGGATCGTAGGTGTGCCTGAGAAGGCAACTAAGATAGCAGAGTTCCCATTTAACGCAGTTACCCGTGCTACTATTTCCGGTCTTAGGGATGGTATGGTGAGGATAGGGTTCAATGAGAGGAACGAGATTGTGTACGGAGAGGTAATAGGAAAGAATGCCGAAGAATTGATAAATATACTCACGCTCGCTGTCAAGTATAGGGTGAACATGTTCGACCTTGCAACCACAGTTTTCGTTCATCCTTCCCTTTCAGAAGCAATTTCAAACGCGTCTAAGTCGGTCTTTGACCTCGATGTGGATCGCTTCAAGTGA
- a CDS encoding FAD-dependent oxidoreductase, which yields MVIGAGPAGLSATRELTNMGLNVVLVEKESYLGGTPKKLKYSLLFPELRPAGEVIDPLIKTVQENKNVKTYMETIVDGIKQEGNGFVVSLKDKKGAVKTEKVSAIVAASGFEHFDSRRKYEYGYGVVPNIYQISDIEKMLSENKLVTTNGKPPKRVAILLCVGSRDATVGNTYCSRVCCAVSTKQAMEIKERVPDATVHIYYMDIRTYGLMEDKLYWKSQLDYRVGFIRGRISEFMRGPNDTVIIKGEDTMNLNRALAVPYDMVILANGMELGLGSKQVAKALGLELEDHGFIKPMDPDRMPVQSTKKGIFLAGALTGPKTISDSITEGTAAAIKAYEYATKGIWEESDFNKKAVAQVVHH from the coding sequence ATGGTAATTGGAGCGGGCCCAGCAGGGCTCTCGGCTACTAGAGAACTTACAAACATGGGACTTAACGTAGTCCTGGTGGAGAAAGAATCTTACCTAGGAGGAACTCCCAAGAAGCTCAAGTACAGTTTACTATTCCCCGAGCTCAGACCAGCGGGAGAAGTTATAGACCCACTCATAAAGACAGTGCAGGAAAACAAGAACGTTAAGACCTACATGGAGACCATAGTTGATGGTATAAAGCAAGAGGGTAACGGATTCGTGGTGTCCCTTAAGGACAAGAAGGGAGCAGTGAAGACTGAGAAGGTAAGCGCGATAGTTGCGGCTTCAGGTTTCGAGCACTTCGACTCGAGGAGGAAATACGAGTACGGCTACGGTGTGGTACCCAATATCTACCAGATATCAGACATTGAGAAGATGCTTTCAGAGAACAAACTAGTTACCACTAACGGAAAGCCTCCGAAGAGGGTAGCCATACTCCTCTGCGTAGGATCTAGGGACGCTACTGTAGGGAACACATACTGCTCTAGAGTATGTTGTGCAGTTTCAACGAAACAGGCGATGGAGATCAAGGAAAGGGTACCAGACGCTACAGTCCACATCTACTACATGGACATAAGGACTTACGGTCTAATGGAGGATAAGCTGTACTGGAAGTCACAGCTCGACTATAGAGTAGGTTTCATAAGAGGAAGGATATCGGAGTTCATGAGGGGTCCAAACGACACAGTAATCATAAAGGGAGAAGACACGATGAACCTCAACAGAGCTCTCGCAGTACCATACGACATGGTAATCTTGGCTAATGGTATGGAACTAGGTCTAGGCTCAAAACAAGTGGCGAAGGCTCTCGGCCTTGAGCTGGAAGACCACGGTTTCATCAAACCGATGGATCCTGACAGGATGCCAGTACAGTCAACAAAGAAGGGCATATTCCTAGCAGGAGCATTGACAGGACCTAAGACCATCTCAGACTCAATCACTGAAGGTACTGCAGCTGCGATAAAGGCGTACGAGTACGCCACCAAGGGCATATGGGAGGAATCGGACTTCAACAAGAAGGCCGTGGCCCAGGTGGTACACCATTAA
- a CDS encoding 4Fe-4S dicluster domain-containing protein produces MATKTVLPPLPDDPRFMDMAYDVQGAEPEEQRNFLSNLKPEEREVAVKFWNAVKEDFRFNDYLRGCLNCGVCTSGCPAAKFYDFGPREMIQYMMRDAVDKIWEFTNKKVWACVQCFTCSMRCPFNNEIAGLIMLLREYSVQFALPSAKEILAPYRRILLTVITTGNQVTPDMIQPDTFPDWGPQAVEESKNMTVYRQAVPVDLLQRTDVGWHASLQTAVEMMTIFIESGVIEYLKGVDKDLYDMIMDIYEERKQTLEDLKEKWEKGELNEDELPDSWLDM; encoded by the coding sequence ATGGCAACAAAAACAGTTCTTCCACCTCTTCCGGACGATCCAAGATTCATGGACATGGCTTACGACGTTCAGGGAGCTGAACCCGAGGAACAGAGAAACTTTTTAAGCAACCTCAAACCCGAGGAAAGGGAGGTAGCAGTTAAGTTTTGGAACGCAGTGAAAGAAGACTTCAGATTCAACGACTATCTCAGAGGATGTCTCAACTGCGGTGTATGTACCTCAGGATGCCCAGCAGCGAAGTTCTACGACTTCGGTCCCAGGGAAATGATACAGTACATGATGAGGGACGCAGTAGACAAGATATGGGAGTTCACAAACAAGAAAGTCTGGGCTTGCGTACAATGCTTCACCTGCTCAATGAGATGTCCATTCAACAATGAGATAGCCGGTCTGATAATGCTCCTGAGGGAATACTCAGTTCAGTTTGCCCTTCCGTCAGCTAAGGAAATATTGGCTCCTTACAGGAGGATCCTGCTAACAGTCATCACGACTGGAAACCAAGTAACCCCAGACATGATTCAGCCCGACACATTCCCAGACTGGGGACCCCAAGCAGTAGAGGAATCAAAGAACATGACTGTCTATAGGCAAGCAGTCCCGGTAGACCTGCTTCAGAGGACAGACGTAGGATGGCACGCTTCTCTACAGACTGCAGTTGAAATGATGACCATCTTCATTGAGTCTGGAGTAATAGAGTACCTGAAGGGTGTAGACAAGGACTTGTACGACATGATAATGGACATATACGAGGAAAGGAAACAGACCTTAGAGGACCTCAAGGAGAAGTGGGAGAAGGGAGAGTTGAACGAGGACGAGCTCCCCGACAGCTGGCTGGACATGTAA
- a CDS encoding CoB--CoM heterodisulfide reductase iron-sulfur subunit B family protein produces MNSPYGKVAFYPGCSLDGLGKSYEESLKLVAKDLGLPLDKISDYNCCGALEVKNVNTMAGLLLPARNLSLAREMNADAVVSACPGCHYSLSRTQFFMTRYPKVAQKVNTYLEKMGNKPYDSKLLMVHAVEYIYNSVGVEGVKSRVKRPLNGLKVAPYYGCLYTRPKSYTLSGYMGLRDDPERPSFMDEILQALGAEVVPFEAKTMCCGGPHAYSDVEVALHLEARILKEAKRNGAELLITDCPLGHVAIETNMNKIAEKYGEDLRMPLVYFSQLVAFAFGHSPSETLLTANITNPLDVLKRFM; encoded by the coding sequence ATGAACTCTCCATACGGTAAAGTTGCGTTCTACCCTGGCTGTTCTCTCGACGGCCTTGGGAAGTCCTATGAGGAGTCCCTGAAGCTGGTAGCTAAAGACCTAGGTCTCCCACTCGACAAGATAAGCGACTACAACTGCTGTGGAGCGCTTGAGGTAAAGAACGTCAACACCATGGCTGGTCTGCTTTTGCCCGCGAGGAACCTCTCCCTAGCTAGAGAGATGAACGCCGACGCTGTAGTATCTGCATGCCCTGGGTGCCACTACTCCCTGTCCAGGACTCAGTTCTTCATGACGAGGTACCCTAAGGTAGCACAGAAAGTCAACACTTACCTAGAGAAGATGGGGAACAAGCCTTACGACAGCAAGCTCCTCATGGTACACGCGGTGGAGTACATTTACAACAGCGTAGGTGTGGAAGGAGTTAAGAGCAGGGTTAAGAGGCCCTTGAACGGGTTGAAGGTAGCTCCATACTATGGTTGTCTATACACCAGACCTAAGTCTTACACTCTATCGGGCTACATGGGACTGAGAGACGACCCAGAGAGACCCTCATTCATGGACGAGATATTGCAGGCATTAGGAGCAGAGGTAGTACCATTCGAAGCTAAGACCATGTGCTGTGGAGGCCCCCACGCATACTCTGATGTGGAAGTAGCCCTTCACTTGGAAGCTAGAATATTGAAGGAAGCTAAGAGGAACGGAGCTGAACTCCTGATAACCGACTGCCCTCTAGGACATGTAGCTATAGAGACTAACATGAACAAGATAGCTGAGAAGTACGGAGAGGACTTGAGAATGCCGTTAGTTTACTTCTCCCAGCTAGTGGCTTTCGCATTCGGTCACAGCCCTTCGGAGACCCTTCTCACAGCAAACATAACTAACCCGTTGGACGTCCTCAAGAGATTCATGTAA
- a CDS encoding thioredoxin family protein: protein MSYDPIVEQYLKAIKPNLSLTHCKAGDVLEPLNSVAEIKETEECDKPFIKVKRKDEDREIFTYMGVPMINEFWPFLNALVRTSNGLIHLEEKEREIASNLAGDVKLFVTPDCTKCPVAAELLYQVAIMNDKVKLEVIDSSVYDELAKKFRVMSVPKVVVNDKAEVPGGFPPDILLKMILKATQGQ from the coding sequence TTGAGTTACGATCCTATAGTGGAACAATACCTCAAGGCAATAAAGCCCAACCTGAGCCTGACCCACTGCAAGGCAGGAGACGTGCTCGAACCTCTCAACTCAGTTGCGGAAATAAAGGAAACCGAGGAGTGCGATAAACCTTTCATAAAAGTAAAGAGGAAAGACGAGGACAGGGAGATATTCACTTACATGGGAGTTCCCATGATAAACGAGTTCTGGCCTTTCCTTAACGCTCTCGTCAGGACTTCTAACGGGTTAATCCACTTGGAGGAAAAGGAAAGGGAGATCGCTTCAAACCTCGCGGGAGACGTGAAGCTCTTCGTTACCCCCGATTGTACTAAATGCCCCGTTGCGGCTGAACTTCTGTATCAAGTTGCAATAATGAACGATAAAGTGAAACTTGAAGTAATAGATTCAAGCGTATATGACGAGTTGGCCAAGAAGTTCAGGGTGATGTCTGTACCCAAGGTAGTGGTTAACGACAAGGCAGAGGTACCGGGAGGTTTCCCTCCAGATATCCTGCTCAAGATGATCTTGAAAGCGACTCAAGGTCAATGA
- a CDS encoding DsrE family protein has protein sequence MAEEEQKKKVLIVVTHGPEDLDRTYAPLFMSSISASMEYETSVFFMIKGPKLLDKKWQESERAKGDNPFIRFFDMAKDNGVKMYVCVQSLKDMCHMNEGDVVEGVELVGGSTLIDLTFDADRSLFF, from the coding sequence ATGGCAGAAGAAGAACAGAAGAAAAAAGTCCTAATAGTCGTGACCCATGGACCAGAAGATCTAGACAGGACATATGCACCGCTTTTCATGTCATCTATCTCAGCATCAATGGAGTACGAGACTAGCGTTTTCTTCATGATAAAGGGACCTAAGCTTCTAGACAAGAAGTGGCAGGAAAGTGAGAGAGCTAAGGGAGACAACCCATTCATAAGGTTCTTCGACATGGCCAAAGACAACGGAGTGAAGATGTACGTCTGTGTGCAGAGCTTGAAGGACATGTGCCACATGAACGAAGGAGACGTAGTTGAAGGAGTAGAACTAGTAGGTGGTTCAACCCTCATAGACCTCACCTTCGACGCTGACAGATCCCTGTTCTTCTGA
- a CDS encoding ABC transporter ATP-binding protein, whose product MEVIKLENVSKVYPGQVRTEALHEVNLSIEEREFVAIMGPSGSGKSTLLSLMGTLDKPTTGRVLVYGKDVTSMSDDEVSKVRNYYIGFVFQSYNLIPRLTALENVEVPLIPRGLPESEMEKIAMESLKSVGIGELYRKKPSQLSGGQQQRVAIARAVAQSPKIILADEPTGNLDSKSSEEVMEVFSKVNREVGSTIVIVTHDQEVASYANRTIRIRDGRVVE is encoded by the coding sequence GTGGAAGTAATAAAGCTCGAGAACGTTTCTAAGGTATATCCGGGTCAGGTGAGGACTGAGGCCCTTCACGAAGTTAACCTCTCAATAGAGGAAAGGGAGTTCGTAGCAATCATGGGCCCTTCTGGCTCGGGCAAGTCTACTCTCCTCTCCCTCATGGGTACTTTGGACAAGCCTACCACAGGGAGAGTCCTGGTATACGGGAAGGACGTGACTTCAATGTCTGATGACGAGGTCTCGAAGGTGAGGAATTACTACATAGGCTTCGTGTTTCAGAGCTACAACCTGATACCCAGGCTCACTGCGCTGGAGAACGTGGAAGTCCCTCTCATACCCAGGGGCCTACCTGAGAGCGAGATGGAGAAGATCGCCATGGAGTCCCTGAAGTCGGTGGGGATAGGAGAACTTTACAGGAAGAAGCCGTCTCAACTCTCGGGAGGACAGCAGCAGAGGGTAGCTATAGCTAGAGCAGTCGCGCAGTCCCCCAAGATAATCTTAGCTGACGAACCGACAGGAAATCTAGACAGCAAGAGCTCCGAGGAAGTGATGGAGGTCTTCTCGAAGGTGAACAGGGAAGTGGGGAGCACAATAGTGATAGTTACTCACGACCAGGAAGTAGCTTCCTACGCTAACAGGACGATAAGGATAAGGGACGGCAGGGTGGTAGAATGA
- a CDS encoding glucose 1-dehydrogenase translates to MLITMSGKFAGKVVLVTGASKGIGKAIAKAFHDEGASIAINYSSSEKQAKELKGSLERAEIFRADVSNREEVKTMVAEVERKLGKVDILVNNAGIWYLFGIEDYDESKFNRMWEINVKGVINTTLEVLPHMKEKKGGAIINIASNASLGTSAFGNTFYSLTKAAVVMLTRRMAFEFGRYNIRVNAIAPGWIETDMTIGGKTKEEIDNLEKWFKERTMLSMVGKPEYIANVALFLAEAEYMTGQTVVVDGGRIDYLTHGI, encoded by the coding sequence ATACTGATAACCATGTCAGGCAAATTCGCAGGAAAAGTTGTCCTCGTAACTGGAGCTTCAAAGGGTATAGGAAAAGCGATAGCTAAGGCATTCCACGACGAGGGTGCAAGCATAGCTATAAACTATTCCTCTTCTGAGAAGCAAGCCAAGGAATTGAAGGGCTCGCTTGAGCGGGCTGAGATATTCAGGGCAGACGTATCCAACAGGGAAGAGGTGAAGACCATGGTCGCTGAGGTGGAGAGGAAGCTCGGAAAGGTGGACATCCTGGTTAACAACGCGGGGATATGGTACCTCTTCGGAATAGAGGACTACGACGAGTCTAAGTTCAACAGGATGTGGGAGATAAACGTCAAGGGAGTAATCAACACTACCCTAGAGGTCTTACCTCACATGAAGGAGAAGAAAGGAGGAGCGATAATCAATATTGCGTCGAATGCGTCTCTAGGCACTTCCGCTTTCGGTAACACGTTCTACTCCCTAACTAAGGCTGCTGTGGTTATGCTCACCAGGAGGATGGCGTTCGAGTTCGGAAGGTATAACATCAGGGTAAACGCGATAGCGCCGGGATGGATAGAGACGGACATGACTATAGGCGGAAAGACTAAGGAGGAAATAGATAACTTAGAGAAGTGGTTCAAGGAAAGGACCATGCTATCCATGGTGGGGAAGCCCGAGTACATCGCCAACGTCGCGCTGTTCTTAGCTGAGGCAGAGTACATGACAGGACAAACGGTGGTAGTTGACGGAGGTAGAATAGACTACTTAACGCACGGAATTTGA
- a CDS encoding DsrE/DsrF/DrsH-like family protein, protein MSENKKKLSLIVFSGTIDKLMPVGILASGAAAAGYEVNVFFTFWGLNAITKKSMEGMQPIDKNYEQFGPMMMQKMKEMNFPMWTQLLEQAKEVGEVKVIACSTTMEFFGIKRDDLAPFVDDVAGVATFLDRAEGGITLFI, encoded by the coding sequence GTGTCCGAGAATAAGAAGAAATTGTCTCTCATAGTATTTTCAGGAACAATAGATAAACTGATGCCAGTGGGGATATTGGCTTCAGGGGCAGCCGCGGCAGGATACGAGGTGAACGTCTTCTTCACTTTCTGGGGGTTGAATGCTATTACCAAGAAGTCAATGGAAGGAATGCAGCCAATAGACAAGAACTACGAACAGTTCGGTCCAATGATGATGCAGAAGATGAAGGAAATGAACTTCCCAATGTGGACCCAGCTGTTAGAGCAAGCCAAGGAAGTAGGAGAAGTGAAAGTGATTGCATGCTCCACCACCATGGAGTTCTTCGGTATAAAGAGGGACGACCTAGCCCCATTCGTTGACGATGTTGCAGGCGTTGCTACCTTCCTAGATAGAGCCGAAGGCGGTATAACTCTGTTCATCTAA
- a CDS encoding 4Fe-4S dicluster domain-containing protein: protein MPIPNLEKPIIKGLIEKEKVVVDGVEVDGTWNAFMIERTQTGYDPSVWDEIAGTLEGATISACWQCGTCTSGCTMREYDPNYSPRRFIDLARKGDKESLIELQNSIWRCVSCQKCTHRCPKGVLVEEVVHSIHNYLLKHGLVQTDPGTVFDELFLDVVMKNGGRISELTLGGASAKAGFVTLSLRDLISMSGALLKSGLIKDVMKPSRVKDWDKVKTVLEDAMKEEIKPEDLQANIRYQVVPQ from the coding sequence TTGCCAATTCCAAATCTTGAAAAACCTATAATTAAAGGTTTAATTGAAAAAGAGAAAGTAGTCGTAGATGGAGTAGAGGTAGATGGTACCTGGAACGCGTTCATGATAGAGAGGACGCAGACCGGGTACGATCCCTCGGTGTGGGACGAAATAGCTGGTACACTGGAGGGCGCTACAATAAGCGCTTGCTGGCAGTGCGGTACGTGCACTTCAGGGTGCACAATGAGGGAGTATGACCCCAACTACAGCCCCAGGAGGTTCATCGACCTAGCCAGGAAGGGAGACAAAGAGTCTCTCATAGAGTTGCAGAACTCCATCTGGAGGTGTGTCTCATGCCAGAAGTGCACTCACAGATGCCCTAAGGGAGTCCTGGTAGAGGAGGTAGTCCACTCCATTCATAACTACTTGCTAAAGCACGGTCTAGTACAGACAGACCCTGGTACAGTCTTCGACGAGCTCTTCCTAGACGTCGTAATGAAGAACGGAGGCAGGATATCGGAGCTCACACTGGGAGGAGCGTCAGCTAAGGCAGGTTTCGTGACCTTGAGCTTACGTGACCTTATATCCATGAGCGGCGCTCTCCTCAAGTCAGGGTTAATAAAGGACGTAATGAAGCCAAGCAGAGTTAAAGACTGGGATAAGGTTAAGACTGTTCTAGAGGATGCCATGAAAGAAGAGATAAAGCCTGAGGACCTTCAGGCAAACATCAGGTATCAGGTGGTCCCACAATGA
- a CDS encoding CoB--CoM heterodisulfide reductase iron-sulfur subunit B family protein, whose product MINGEKLAQENVEKKMNEEIKDAFPMSDQLTWDDIYQRVIYRYGSPHSLAHIKEEMYKLEDKGEIIVHHIKPYNNPMDFQSLNGLTKKIPTTKLWQHKSCGQCGHIPGYPTSVFWIMNKLEVDYLDEPHQTSCTGWNYHASGASNPVALAGVYVRNMWRAYETDYFPLIHCGTSFGHYKEVRNTIILEKEVREKLRPIMRKLDMDIVIPEEVVHYSEWMYAMSKKAAAQRKYDVSNVKAAVHTPCHIYKLAPEDTIYDGEVWQGRRPAAPSGTVQNFGAKLVDYSTWWDCCGFGFRHILTEREFTRSFALFKKVMPAVNEGHADVFVTSDTGCVTTLDKSQWAGKAHGFDYNLPVLADAQFGAILMGADPYTVGQVHWHATDVEGFMRKVGVPVDDYKEKFIQYLQDLREGKAEPQYLYPKHRKIDFYLTLPERVSWYKKQDNK is encoded by the coding sequence ATGATAAATGGTGAAAAGTTGGCACAGGAAAATGTAGAAAAGAAGATGAATGAAGAAATAAAGGACGCATTTCCGATGTCAGACCAGTTAACTTGGGACGACATATATCAGAGAGTTATATACAGATATGGATCTCCTCACAGTCTAGCCCATATAAAAGAGGAAATGTACAAGTTGGAGGACAAAGGAGAGATCATAGTACACCACATAAAGCCTTATAATAACCCAATGGACTTCCAGTCCTTGAACGGACTGACAAAGAAGATCCCGACCACAAAGTTATGGCAGCACAAGAGCTGCGGACAATGTGGTCACATACCGGGATATCCTACCTCAGTGTTCTGGATAATGAACAAACTTGAGGTAGACTACCTAGACGAACCGCACCAGACCTCATGTACTGGGTGGAATTATCACGCATCTGGAGCTTCAAACCCGGTAGCCCTAGCAGGAGTCTACGTAAGGAACATGTGGAGGGCTTACGAGACTGACTACTTCCCTCTAATCCACTGCGGTACTTCGTTCGGTCATTACAAGGAGGTCAGGAACACCATAATCTTGGAGAAAGAAGTAAGGGAGAAGCTAAGACCAATCATGAGGAAGCTAGACATGGACATAGTAATACCAGAGGAGGTAGTCCATTATTCAGAGTGGATGTATGCCATGAGCAAGAAGGCAGCAGCTCAGAGGAAATATGACGTAAGCAACGTTAAGGCAGCAGTTCACACACCTTGCCACATCTATAAGCTAGCTCCTGAGGACACGATTTACGACGGCGAAGTATGGCAGGGAAGGAGGCCCGCTGCACCTTCAGGGACAGTTCAGAACTTCGGAGCTAAACTGGTTGACTATTCCACTTGGTGGGACTGCTGTGGATTCGGCTTCAGGCACATCCTGACAGAGAGGGAGTTCACGAGGTCTTTCGCGCTGTTCAAGAAGGTAATGCCTGCAGTCAATGAGGGACACGCAGATGTGTTCGTAACCAGCGATACAGGGTGTGTGACTACTCTAGACAAGAGCCAGTGGGCAGGGAAGGCTCACGGTTTCGACTACAACCTTCCGGTGTTAGCTGACGCCCAGTTCGGAGCTATACTGATGGGAGCAGACCCATATACAGTAGGGCAAGTACACTGGCACGCGACCGACGTTGAAGGATTCATGAGGAAGGTGGGAGTACCAGTTGACGACTACAAGGAGAAGTTCATACAGTACCTACAAGACCTGAGAGAAGGGAAGGCAGAACCACAGTACCTCTACCCCAAGCACAGGAAGATCGACTTCTACCTGACTCTTCCTGAAAGGGTAAGCTGGTACAAGAAGCAAGATAATAAGTAA
- a CDS encoding sulfurtransferase TusA family protein, producing MAETKIAKTLDAKGLYCPGPVLETAKAIKQINVGEVLEVVATDPAAKPDIEAWARRTGNQILDITQEGGVTRILVKRVK from the coding sequence ATGGCAGAAACAAAAATAGCCAAAACCCTAGACGCGAAAGGTCTGTATTGCCCAGGACCAGTTCTGGAGACAGCTAAGGCGATAAAGCAGATAAACGTAGGTGAAGTTCTGGAGGTAGTAGCGACAGACCCAGCAGCGAAACCTGACATTGAAGCGTGGGCTAGAAGGACGGGCAATCAGATCTTAGATATAACCCAAGAAGGAGGAGTCACTAGGATCCTCGTTAAGAGGGTCAAGTGA